Proteins found in one Venturia canescens isolate UGA chromosome 8, ASM1945775v1, whole genome shotgun sequence genomic segment:
- the LOC122414558 gene encoding uncharacterized protein isoform X1, translating into MSNPLAEVTHHFEVNWFENLNVIAQLLIGHYDTLKKDRPIDPEVVAEVAAEFYKNNDNRNRKLMRSFIKCHRLKIIQIIEKQLENLNSNETGSVARGGHEDLDRENRKTSMESDSQKSDSVGSVGVENPNFSVAQNGDINRLSGATEEMDGSGMLPTTPRAPTPKESGEVDAFSDVGAESPNASVAQDGDITRSSGTTEEMDGSGMLPTTQRAPTPKELGEVDAFSDVGAESPNASVAQDGDITRLSGATEEMDGSGMLPTTPRTSTPKESGEVDAFSDVGAESPKFSVAQDGDITRLSGATEEMDGSGMLPTTPRTSTPKESGEVDAFSDVGAESPKFSVAQDGDITRLSGATEEMDGSEILPTQPTESANKWMDSEFSKVVPTQIDDVPSSSLPAKTKMKKKTQQHRIASGIAGDGKC; encoded by the exons ATGTCCAATCCTCTTGCGGAGGTTACGCATCATTTCGAGGTCAAttggtttgaaaatttaaatgtAATAGCTCAGCTCTTGATAGGGCACTACGACACGTTGAAGAAGGACCGGCCAATTGATCCGGAAGTTGTGGCGGAGGTAGCGGCTGAGTTTTATAAAAACAATGATAATAGAAACAGAAAACTCATGCGATCATTTATCAAATGTCatcgattaaaaattattcaaataatagAAAAG cagttggaaaatttaaattcaaacgaAACCGGATCGGTGGCGAGAGGGGGTCATGAAGATTTGGACAGAGAAAATCGGAAAACATCCATGGAATCCGATTCCCAGAAAAGTGATTCCGTCGGGAGTGTGGGTGTGGAGAACCCCAATTTCTCCGTCGCCCAAAATGGCGATATTAATCGGTTGTCCGGAGCGACGGAGGAAATGGATGGCTCGGGGATGCTACCCACGACACCAAGAGCGCCGACGCCAAAGGAGTCGGGCGAAGTCGACGCTTTTAGTGACGTGGGTGCGGAGAGCCCCAATGCCTCCGTCGCCCAGGATGGCGATATAACTAGGTCGTCCGGAACGACGGAGGAAATGGATGGCTCGGGGATGCTACCCACGACACAAAGAGCGCCGACGCCGAAGGAGTTGGGCGAAGTCGACGCTTTTAGTGACGTGGGTGCGGAGAGCCCCAATGCCTCCGTCGCCCAGGATGGCGATATAACTCGGTTGTCCGGAGCGACGGAGGAAATGGATGGCTCGGGGATGCTACCCACGACACCAAGAACGTCGACGCCGAAGGAGTCGGGCGAAGTCGACGCTTTTAGTGACGTGGGTGCGGAGAGCCCCAAATTCTCCGTCGCCCAAGATGGCGATATAACTCGGTTGTCCGGAGCGACGGAGGAAATGGATGGCTCGGGGATGCTACCCACGACACCAAGAACGTCGACGCCGAAGGAGTCGGGCGAAGTCGACGCTTTTAGTGACGTGGGTGCGGAGAGCCCCAAATTCTCCGTCGCCCAGGATGGCGATATTACTCGGTTGTCCGGAGCGACGGAGGAAATGGATGGCTCGGAGATTCTGCCCACACAACCGACGGAATCAGCGAACAAATGGATGGACtccgaattttcaaaagttgttCCGACCCAAATCGACGATGTTCCTTCCTCCTCTCTTCcggcaaaaacaaaaatgaaaaaaaagacgcaACAGCATCGAATTGCTTCTGGCATCGCAGGAGATGGAAAATGCTGA
- the LOC122414497 gene encoding uncharacterized protein: MLSTCDTGASVSPGFLKKTKYFHRPSSSFDRCAGEMGSSSSSSCQAVKVRTTKQLQSVFARMCTWKTKRNKKKQNSYITVAQSVDEHIYSDIEPRPLTPRSMDISPADVSLTGINTHAVSEIHTSEAPESAHLIEEALKIIKESHDILSIEVAASLLKSENYNIQSIDSVIIQEGTKIFNQQWYAVNKQTGIIEANGSCIPVRIEKLNKLPNEKENEEDPEYIIMDRGNKTKEKFKNKYGEQEETVRKKTNKKLEKKSNLFVIVNIKKGTKKKKLRQQNSSSGSTF; the protein is encoded by the exons ATGCTCAGCACTTGCGATACGGGTGCTTCAGTCTCTCCTGGATTCCtaaagaaaacgaaatatttccatcgTCCCTCATCTTCTTTCGA tagGTGTGCCGGAGAAATgggatcgtcgtcgtcgtcgtcctgtCAGGCAGTGAAAGTCCGCACAACCAAGCAGCTGCAATCAGTCTTCGCGAGGATGTGCACATGGAAGACGAagcgaaataagaaaaaacagaATTCATATATTACTGTGGCCCAAAGTGTTG ATGAG CATATTTATAGTGATATAGAACCACGTCCACTAACTCCCAGGTCAATGGATATATCCCCAGCTGACGTAAGTCTCACAGGGATCAACACACAC GCTGTGTCTGAAATCCATACTTCCGAGGCACCGGAGTCTGCTCACCTTATCGAAGAAGctttaaaaatcatcaaagaGTCTCACGATATACTAAGCATTGAAGTTGCTGCTTCTTTACTTAAAAGCGAGAACTACAACATACAGTCCATAGATTCAGTTATAATCCAGGAAGGGACCAAAATCTTTAATCAGCAATGGTACGCCGTCAATAAACAAACAGGAATTATAGAAGCCAATGGGTCATGTATTCCAGTACGCATAGAAAAACTGAATAAGCTGccaaatgaaaaggaaaatgaaGAAGACCCAGAATATATC ataatggaCCGAGGAAATAAGACCAAggagaaatttaaaaacaaatatgGCGAACAAGAGGAaacagtacgaaaaaaaacgaataaaaaattagaaaaaaaatctaacttGTTTGTCATCGTCAACATCAAgaaaggaacaaaaaaaaaaaagttgcgtcAACAAAATTCATCCAGTGGGAGTACGTTTTAA
- the LOC122414558 gene encoding uncharacterized protein isoform X2, giving the protein MSNPLAEVTHHFEVNWFENLNVIAQLLIGHYDTLKKDRPIDPEVVAEVAAEFYKNNDNRNRKLMRSFIKCHRLKIIQIIEKLENLNSNETGSVARGGHEDLDRENRKTSMESDSQKSDSVGSVGVENPNFSVAQNGDINRLSGATEEMDGSGMLPTTPRAPTPKESGEVDAFSDVGAESPNASVAQDGDITRSSGTTEEMDGSGMLPTTQRAPTPKELGEVDAFSDVGAESPNASVAQDGDITRLSGATEEMDGSGMLPTTPRTSTPKESGEVDAFSDVGAESPKFSVAQDGDITRLSGATEEMDGSGMLPTTPRTSTPKESGEVDAFSDVGAESPKFSVAQDGDITRLSGATEEMDGSEILPTQPTESANKWMDSEFSKVVPTQIDDVPSSSLPAKTKMKKKTQQHRIASGIAGDGKC; this is encoded by the exons ATGTCCAATCCTCTTGCGGAGGTTACGCATCATTTCGAGGTCAAttggtttgaaaatttaaatgtAATAGCTCAGCTCTTGATAGGGCACTACGACACGTTGAAGAAGGACCGGCCAATTGATCCGGAAGTTGTGGCGGAGGTAGCGGCTGAGTTTTATAAAAACAATGATAATAGAAACAGAAAACTCATGCGATCATTTATCAAATGTCatcgattaaaaattattcaaataatagAAAAG ttggaaaatttaaattcaaacgaAACCGGATCGGTGGCGAGAGGGGGTCATGAAGATTTGGACAGAGAAAATCGGAAAACATCCATGGAATCCGATTCCCAGAAAAGTGATTCCGTCGGGAGTGTGGGTGTGGAGAACCCCAATTTCTCCGTCGCCCAAAATGGCGATATTAATCGGTTGTCCGGAGCGACGGAGGAAATGGATGGCTCGGGGATGCTACCCACGACACCAAGAGCGCCGACGCCAAAGGAGTCGGGCGAAGTCGACGCTTTTAGTGACGTGGGTGCGGAGAGCCCCAATGCCTCCGTCGCCCAGGATGGCGATATAACTAGGTCGTCCGGAACGACGGAGGAAATGGATGGCTCGGGGATGCTACCCACGACACAAAGAGCGCCGACGCCGAAGGAGTTGGGCGAAGTCGACGCTTTTAGTGACGTGGGTGCGGAGAGCCCCAATGCCTCCGTCGCCCAGGATGGCGATATAACTCGGTTGTCCGGAGCGACGGAGGAAATGGATGGCTCGGGGATGCTACCCACGACACCAAGAACGTCGACGCCGAAGGAGTCGGGCGAAGTCGACGCTTTTAGTGACGTGGGTGCGGAGAGCCCCAAATTCTCCGTCGCCCAAGATGGCGATATAACTCGGTTGTCCGGAGCGACGGAGGAAATGGATGGCTCGGGGATGCTACCCACGACACCAAGAACGTCGACGCCGAAGGAGTCGGGCGAAGTCGACGCTTTTAGTGACGTGGGTGCGGAGAGCCCCAAATTCTCCGTCGCCCAGGATGGCGATATTACTCGGTTGTCCGGAGCGACGGAGGAAATGGATGGCTCGGAGATTCTGCCCACACAACCGACGGAATCAGCGAACAAATGGATGGACtccgaattttcaaaagttgttCCGACCCAAATCGACGATGTTCCTTCCTCCTCTCTTCcggcaaaaacaaaaatgaaaaaaaagacgcaACAGCATCGAATTGCTTCTGGCATCGCAGGAGATGGAAAATGCTGA
- the LOC122414799 gene encoding uncharacterized protein, with product MESKMLCQGGNFEDLLDASSSESDIRCSGIIANSPRSLETVNPLQNIYDDLQLSHLIPFLDKNIRSPKLLDHKDSESTLTASSPRGLTDDDKTQPVEEDDA from the exons ATGGAGTCAAAAATGTTATGCCAGGGAGGAAATTTCGAAGATCTGTTAGATGCAAGCAGTTCCGAAAGTGATATTCGGTGTTCGGGTATCATTGCCAATAGCCCAAGAAGTCTCGAGACCGTCAATCCTCTTCAGAATATTTATGATGATCTACAGTTATCTCACTTGATTCCCTTCTTggataaaaatataagaaGCCCGAAGTTATTGGACC ACAAAGACTCAGAATCGACTTTGACGGCGAGTAGCCCGCGCGGATTAACTGACGATGATAAAA CCCAACCTGTTGAAGAAGATGACGCTTGA